A region of Struthio camelus isolate bStrCam1 chromosome 30, bStrCam1.hap1, whole genome shotgun sequence DNA encodes the following proteins:
- the LOC138062904 gene encoding keratin-associated protein 19-3-like translates to MTFFQGQCEDDCYSPCSYGSLYGNGGYNCGSPCGYRGSGGLYSSRGLYGFGDCYGYGGLCGYRGFYGSGDCYGYGGLYGGNRGFYGSGDCYGYGGLYSGRCSYPLSSRFGQRYSYGNCYPC, encoded by the coding sequence ATGACTTTCTTCCAAGGCCAGTGTGAGGATGACTGCTACTCTCCCTGCAGTTACGGGAGCCTGTACGGCAACGGGGGCTACAACTGCGGCAGCCCTTGCGGCTACCGGGGCTCTGGGGGTCTCTACAGCTCCCGGGGCCTGTATGGCTTTGGGGACTGCTATGGCTACGGGGGTCTGTGCGGTTACCGGGGCTTTTATGGCTCTGGGGACTGCTATGGCTATGGGGGCCTGTATGGTGGCAATAGGGGCTTCTACGGCTCCGGGGACTGCTACGGCTATGGAGGCTTGTACAGCGGCCGGTGCAGCTACCCCTTGTCTTCACGATTTGGCCAGAGATACTCCTATGGGAACTGCTACCCCTGCTAA